A single region of the Paraburkholderia sprentiae WSM5005 genome encodes:
- a CDS encoding OmpA family protein, which translates to MNGKIMTRMAVFAVAGSLLAGCATQQGTNTAVGTGVGAGTGAALGAIFGGGKGAAIGAAAGAAVGGVTGYNWENIRNRMSGATKGTGTQITEQPDGSLKLNIPSSVTFDTSSYAVKPSFAPVLDQLAQTLQQNPEVVASVVGHTDNTGSLQYNQTLSVNRAQSVTGYLAQRGIAPQRLSATGMGPSQPIADNNTEAGRAANRRVEIYLRATAQHATQ; encoded by the coding sequence ATGAACGGAAAAATCATGACACGCATGGCCGTATTCGCCGTCGCCGGCTCGCTGCTGGCAGGCTGCGCGACCCAACAGGGCACCAACACCGCGGTCGGCACCGGCGTGGGCGCCGGCACCGGCGCGGCGCTCGGCGCGATCTTCGGCGGTGGCAAGGGCGCGGCAATCGGCGCGGCTGCCGGCGCGGCGGTCGGCGGTGTCACCGGCTACAACTGGGAAAACATTCGCAACCGCATGTCGGGCGCAACCAAGGGCACCGGCACGCAGATCACCGAGCAGCCGGACGGTTCGCTCAAGCTGAACATCCCGAGTTCGGTCACGTTCGACACCAGCAGTTATGCGGTCAAGCCGTCGTTCGCACCGGTGCTCGATCAGCTCGCGCAGACGCTGCAGCAGAATCCGGAAGTGGTTGCGTCGGTCGTCGGCCATACGGACAACACCGGCTCGCTGCAATACAACCAGACGCTGTCGGTCAATCGCGCGCAGAGCGTGACCGGCTATCTGGCGCAACGCGGCATCGCGCCGCAGCGCCTGTCGGCCACCGGCATGGGCCCGAGCCAGCCGATCGCCGACAACAACACCGAAGCCGGCCGCGCGGCCAACCGTCGGGTCGAAATCTATCTGCGCGCCACCGCG